The Lates calcarifer isolate ASB-BC8 linkage group LG24, TLL_Latcal_v3, whole genome shotgun sequence sequence aagtaatttaGGATTTGCCTTGTGCTATATCTAAAATGTTTCTGCTGTACATTTTACCTGaaatctcattcagttttcatgtgtttaGGCAGTTTAGGTTGGTGAGTCGTATAGagttcatttgacttttttcctttgcattTACTAATATTCATCAGGAGCGGAGCTAcgactaatgattattttaattattgattagCAGATTATGTTTTCCATTAAAACTGTATATCTGTGATATACCATTGCACTTAGATAAAATTTAGGGGCCTTTATGGAAGTGGGTTTTAAACATTGGGTGAAATTCATGTGGCAGAGGTTAAGATATCCTGACTTAGCCTAGAATTCTAGGAACTAAGTCTATACTGAGTGCTGCACGATTTATGCCCAGTGCCAATGTTGTTTGGCAATGCAGAGAGTAGTAGTAACCCCATTTTTTTATAAACTGTAACCAAAATCTTTCACTTAAGTGAGAAATGCactgagaattatcacctgactctgcaggtTCAGACAGATAGTTCGCAATGAGCTGTTGATCATAGTGAAGCATTttgcagctaaagagccaggtATTTTTCCcaggagatggtggagaccaaaaacagaaccAGAAGAGAGATTGAATTTACCTTCATCAggtgaatgctaatgttgttccATAACTGACGTATATTTAAATAGACAGCTTTTTTATCTGGCGATAAAGTTGTGGTGGGTCCAAAGTATTTTCCAGTCAATAGCATCTTTAGCCAGAGCATCCCTAACACTCAAGGCTTTCAAACACCActcacagttttgttgttgttgttcttgctttaaaaaaaagatgaaatataGTCTATAGGTGTTTGCTACGTGCCACAAGCTAGTcaagtgttgtgttttaattCTGATTTCTGAGAGTCTTTCACAGTGCAGCTTTTCCACCATGAATGAAGGCTGATTTTCTAATAATCTGCATGCACCACTTGTTTACTGGATTATATAATCCCATCACCTAATATCACAAGGTGTAACTATCAGCCTTAATACCATCTTTATCCGATAAACAGTACCATCCTGGTGAGTATTGGGCTCCACCAtaatgtggctgtgtgtgtgaccgTGCCGTGTGTGACCTCGGCAGTGAGCGTGCTGCCATCAGTCGCTGTGGCTCCCTCTTTAGTCATTgaacattgatttttatttgcattttttatcATAGTGCTTTAATGATCACTGCGGGGCTTGTTAAAAGCGAGACCTTGTCACTGGTGCGATTACCAATCTGGCTCGTCTGTGCAAGAGCAACATGTTTGATAACAGGATAATGTGAGTCCAGTCACATTCAGATCCTCCTTTTCATCCTTTTGCGTCAGCACTGTGTTAACGTGTGCcgaatttcttttatttcctgtttactGATGTGGGCACAAATGCATGATTATGATGCAGGTATGCAAGCATAGGCGTTCAGCTCAGGGTTGCAGGAATGTGGGTGGATGTGCTCATGCATCCGCTACTGTATATGCTACTCCTACCTCAAGGTCAGTGCTGGGTCTCTGTGCTGATTGGATTTAGAGAGAAGAGCAGggagtgcagactgcagacagaggagaaatcTTCCACTAGACACACGGATGGATTATGAGAGAGTGGGCAACTGGGCACAGGCATGTAAAAGGTCCACCACCCCTCCTATGTTGGTGAAAGACAcccagactgaaagagacacGAAACAATTACAAATGATGTTGCCACGTCACGGTTGCATCATGTTGTTTCTGGTCATTTTGTGGTTGATGTGTGGTCAGTCtgcatcttgtttttgttgttttgcatctctttgtggtcattttatgtctctgtggttgtttggtGTCTCTTTGCAGTCATTTAATTTCCCTTTCCAACAGAAAATATTAGTAAGCAGTGCTCTGGCTCAGGGGCCTAAGGTGCCTAATAGGCCAATTTAGTAATCTACCCATGACtagaaacaaacactgaaagcaacaaaacaacttTGCAGACTGCTTTCCATCCATGCCAGTCTCACATAGTCTTCATCCTGGACTAGATAACACCCCAAGGATTCAGCCATGCCACATTTTTCACTCAGAGAAATCTGAATTCATTTCTCTAGCTCAGCATCTCTGGGACTAAACCTGTCTGTTGTTTGGCGTCAGCAGCGGGGAAGGTCTGGTGAGCACACAGAGGACACTGTGTCAGTCATTACCCTGATGACTTTTTAATGGCTGTCTGATTGGACTCCGCCAGAAATGACATGCCCTTGTCCCGTTCCGTTTGCTTGTGTTTACGCGTGAGCGTGATCCATTTCCCACCACGTAAAAGCACCCTGACGTTACTGCGAGGCCAGACTTGCTGTTGTAAGTGGGTGATCTCTTTGTGGAGAGTTTGTATCCAGGCCTGTCATGCTCCGCTCTCGTCTGCGCTGATGATGACtcagggatgtgtgtgtgcatgtgcgtgtagCAGTGGGCACTGCTCTCCTACCATCTCCATACCAGTGAGTGAGATGAGGCCTGACATGGTGCCCACTCGCCTTCCTCCGGGTGTCAGTCACGCCGAGCCCTGCGTCGGGCCCCTCAGCAGGAGGCCTCGCTGTGAAGAGGGCTGCTGAGTGTGCTCTTTACTGTAGGTTGAAGTGCTCTGTGGGTGGAAGTGGCAGAGCCTCAGACCCCACCACCTCCCCCGCTGGGTGACTAGAGGGCTGGGGCCTGAGCTCATGGGATTGACTGTGCATGGCTGGGTGATCTCTTTTTGTTCCCTGATGGTCATTTCCAAGTGGAGGCACTTCCCTGTGCATATggacagtttgacatttggCTGGTAGCAAGTTCTACTTTCTTATAAATTCATTTAATGAGCATTTTGTGGCCTGAATCAGAAGTCTGATTGAGCTGAGAGAATTGCTTTGGAACATATTGTGGTTCAGAGATTGGACGACTAAACTGTAATTCAACTCTGTTGTCTGAATTAGcgctggatggatggatcagtccgccttttttatttgttaatcaAACTATTGTTTGGTTCATGTAATTGtaaaaaatgcccatcacagtttCTCAGAGCCGTTACTGaccaaaaccccaaaatattcagtttactgtgatgtAAGATGAGGAAAGACAAGCATTTGAGATGCTGGAGCCATGCCTTAAAAATTAACAAGTTATCTAATTTCAGATTTGTGTTCTGTTGATCGACTAATCAATTTAACAGCTATTTGAATTGTAGTCTAAGTTAATGATAAAAACAACTTCTTGCAAAACTTCCTGATTCCAGTTTGGACAGTTTGTATttctgctcttctctgttttgAATAATTGAATGCATTTGGGGCAGCTCGTTGCTCACGACAAAGTATTTGTGCTCTGGGAAATTGTAATGGACAAATTATCAAACAAAATGAGCTAGACAACATGGTGCACATCATTATGACAATATTAATAGAAATATTTTCCAATATTTTCAATCATGGATTTATTTAATTATGGGGTGAATAGGGTAAGCTTACTTTATTGCCTAGCAATAATAGagatacacatttttattcatacTCTATTTGTCAAACTCATGTCTGCATGTCTCCTCATATATGCTTAGATATCAGCTTTAATGCGCTCAGACTTGGTGGATACCAAAATTCTAATCATTGAAGTAATTGGCAGGTTGTACTGAATATCAGTAGAACACACTAATGTATAGGGGTATTAATGTTGTCCGTATTCAGCTCTAGTTACACATAGGTCAGTTTGAAAAGATAAAGATGGTGATGTAAGAGGACACTGAGTTCAGTCTGAGCAGTCTGGAGGCAGACGGAGAGAAAGCTTTAACCCCCCACAGTGTTTTCCCCCTGGGACTCCCTCCTGCTAGAATACAACCTGCCCTCCCTCACACTATTGATGTGTCCATGACTCTGTGCTGTGCTCTGACATTGGCCCCCGCTAATGGCTCAGTCTGTTCACTGGTTAGGAAGCAAACAAGTCAGTCAAGGTAGATATTGTTTAGTTCCCTGCTCATAAATCTGTCATACAAAGATGTGTGTAAAATAGAATTAGAATTTAATATCATTGTTTAAatgcaagaaaaacactgaatatagtgtaaaaacatttcagacattGTTCAGTTTTACTCCAGCTACTGTATAAGATTTACTTGAGCTGCCCTTGCAGGAGGCCTCATTCTTACAGATAAGTGTCCACCTCATTACAGTGAACAGGGAGGGGAATGTTTAAAATGGCAGCTCAGTGGAGGTCACGGCACATCCCCAGTCTGTAGCCGAGCTGCGCAATGACAAAgatgcagactttacagagtaGTAAATCTACACGGATCATCCAGTGCAAAGGTGTCAGAGAGAAAGGGCATTCTCACCAGTGAAAGTCAAATTAGAAAGAGGGATTTCACTCTCAGACTCTACTCAGTCTGGCTCAGGTCCAGGAGTCGGGCCACTGCCAAGTGCATACCACTGGCCCTAACATGGCCGAGCTCAGTGAGGATTCAACACTTTCAGTAGCTTTGATTGACGTATTGGCTGTGAGCTTGACCTGCACCCGTTTGCACGTCAGAGTCTGAGCATCACCGGGGATAACTAAAGAAATTGCCGTTCGACAGCAATAATTAgtgaaactttttttctcttatgaTTGATGCAGGCTTCTCTTGGGCCAAGTGGTAATCTTCTGCATCATCCATCACAGCTTCATCAAAACTGGATTAGTGGTGAAGTAGTTTCAGAGTTTGAAACTTTGAATTTCAATTAAAGCACTGCCATTAGGCTGATgagggaaatgtttttaaatgcctGATTATCTTCCCAAAATGCATCATCCCTCCAAATTTGGGCAAATTTGACATCTTACACACACTTGAGTGAAACATTTTTTCCTTAAATACGGCACCCCATTAGACCAGTTAAACAACTGATGgctggatttgttttttttttccatgagtTGTTGCCTTTCAGGGTGtgaatgtttgacatttaattACAGAGCCTCCATCAGGCCAGTTAGTATAATTTTTGAAtggaaaacacagtaaaacaaggCTCTGTGAGGCTTTACTGAGCTCCCAGTtgttagcaggtataatgtttaccatattCAGCACAATTACAGCTAGCATGCTTGGTAATTAGTATCAAGTACAGCTTAGTCTGAGGGGAATGTCATtcgttttgcaggtatttggtcgTAAACTTAAGTACTGGACAAAGTAGAATTTCATCCTGATGATGCCATTATAGGGAAAGTGAGGGGGTTGCTGGTGTCATTAGGATAAATTGTCTAGAAACCATGGATTTTTGTACAGAATTGTGAGCTAGTCCTTCAGAAGGTAATAAGATATTAGACTGGATAAATGAGTACTTTTATACAATGATATGAGTCATTAAGCAGTTTTCACCTTTTAATGTTAATAGATCTAAATGTGTTATATCTAAgttttttgctatcactacatagccagtgttagcattaacatctgtttacttaccagtctagaggaaacattgtgagttcagcTTCAAACTTCATCCCTTTACTCTCTCTTAACCTTTAATGAAGTTAACCAGCCAGCCCTGTCCTGTcatgtaataccactttgtgacagtgtgtcgctgtagtgtccagtctgccctcagtccagcaagagaggatgaagaagtagctctGCCAGAAGGTATATTCTGAcctcttgtaaatgcaacaatgactgaagctcttggtgagtaaataGCCGCTAATGCTAAAGTTGGTCATGTAGTAGCAAAAACTTACTTATAGCACCTTTAACCTTCAACTAAAGTGCTGCACTAAGACAGAGCAGTTGCACTGCAGTGCAAAGATGATTTTGTGGTCAGGACTTTTCACATGTACTGAAATACCACAGTATAAAATGCCGCAGGTATAAAGACTCTGCATTTCTAAATCATGTAAAGGGCATAAAAAactttcacagtaaaataaataacattttattggACTAAAATAACCTTGAGAGTTGTCTTCTGAAACAGGCCCTCTGAGGCCTCTACAATGCAAGAGGATCCCTCCCATTGTTGTGTTTGGCAGATGATGAAATGATCTGCGTGGAAAGGGTGCACAGAGCTTTGATTGAAGCCTGTTTAAATGACACCTCTTGTTGGGTGCGTCAGTAATCCCCCCGCTGCGTGTTTGTCACGGGTCAGGCCAGATATGAATAATGTATTGGGAGACATCTGACTGAGAGGCTGTTTAAAGGTGGCGCTCCCTCTAATGACAGCAAACAAGCATTCTCCCTGACATTTCCAAGTAAAGTgggaggaggacagaaaccggggggggtgagggaggagagagatagaTAATGACAGACGGAGATGGAGGGAGTTGGATGTGGTCTTTCAATCCAAAGTACTCACTCAATTTGTTTGGCTGCTGTGTGAGATGAAATGGGGACAAGATGGCTTCATCTTTATTGCATATTGTGACAGATACAGCAGCTGCATGGTAACTACAACTGTTTTTTATTGGATTAAATAGTTTTAAAACATCTGTCTAGATGAAAATAATACAGTCATCCACTGATGGAAACCCCTCCATCATTCAGCACTATACAGGTAAACTTTAAGAGCATCTGCATCTGAATATCTTTGCTTTATCATCTCAGAATTATGCGATTACATTTATGCCTTAAAACAGTCTCTACCTTATACCTACTACTTAAGGTAACTTGTCATGGAAATACACCTCACATTAAAACCTTTTAACCTTTAGAATAGTTGATGatattttcttaattttgaCCCTAAACTGTTTATATTTTGGACGTGCTTCTGTAGAATTTAATCTTTGACTCGGTTGTCCTATTTGAATCCCAGAAGAAGAGGCCGATCGTTATCACTAAAAGAGCATAACTTCCAGTCTGCAACTTATACTTGATCTGATTAAGGCTGCAGCATTTTGCCCTTGGGCAATGTCTGTAGCCTTGCACAGAGACAGATAACCCGATCTCCACTCATCTCCAGCTCAGAGTCCAATTTAGCAGCTCAAAACTATGAATAAATCTAACACTCCATAATTGAATTCTTCAAACAGGCCAGATTTTCAAGGTTAGGTCCAAATGCAAATCCATTTTCCAGCCCGAACAATGAAAAGTCATTTTCATTGATCttaaagagaaaatatgttcAGCAGCAGGGAAAGgcaaagatttttttaaaggacaatTACCAGTGTTTTTAGTGTGATTCACACTCATTTAGACTTTACAGTGTGCTATACAAATGCCACAATGGTTACTGTCCCAaacttaatatttaattttatcactttctcctttctcttttttcattgttgtatgtctgataaatacagaaaaataagagTTGTAGAGATGTAATTATGGTTCACAGCTACATCATCTCCAGCAACATATTAGCCAAAACCAGGCTCATATCAATACTCGCCCGACTCTGCCTTCGAGAGACGCATAGAATGAGAAATTCCATTAATTGTTTGGAGGGTTAGTTAGTATTTATTCGGCATGGTTTCCCTAATTATTTCTCTGGACGTGTTTTGTCTTGTGCATAATTCGCCGTTCCTCAGGGACAGTGTAGTGAGTGGGTGTGCTGAGAGAGCCGGCTAATGGGAGGGAGATGGCAATGAATGCCAATGCTCAGACCAGTCAGACCTTGCTGAGACcagacactgtgtttgtgtttgttgtgtgtgtgtgtgtgtctgtgtatgtgtgtatgtgtacacatttgtgttttttgtgcatgGTTGCACATCACATatgcctctctgtgtgtatgtgtacgtgtgtgtgtgtgtgtgtgtgtgtatttgctctGTTTGCTGCTCTGTCCCCACTCACATCCCGTCTGGATCGAAACCCTGCCCTTCCTGTGCTAAAATAAACCCACCTTGGGAAGTTGAGGACCTTGCACAGAGCGCTGAGTGTTACACCTTTTGATTTTTCACTGGCTTGTATCGTGCAGCATGAATGCAGACTGTGACTTTGTGCAGTGCACTTAACAGACTGAAAATCACAATGAGTACAACATAACGACTGCTGTAGGATCCAACATACACGTAGCACTGACCATTCCCGAACACTACAGCATTTATAGCCTAAGATAATTTGCAGTGAACCTCCTTAGATGGGCTtttatgcaaatacacacagttaGATAAGAAAAcgcacacaaaaacatgaataataacACAATACACATACCATAAAAACCCAATGACCTGTGGTTACAGTCCCACTCCCTCTTCAAAAATTGTTTCACCTTGAGTTTTAAATGATCCGAATTCATTACCCACTTTGAGTTCTGTGGGGAAGATTTTACACATATTGATTCCCTGAAGAGAGAAAGTGTCTGTCCAGAGGCGGTGTTATGAAATGATACTTCTCCAGTTCTGCATTGATGCACCCCGTGTTACCAAGACCCTGAGGGGTTTTATAATGTCCCCCAGCACCTTAAGAGTCTGATCCTATAGGTGTTTTTAGATACATTTAATGTGGAATTTGGTGAATTAATGAAACCATAGAAGATTTAGTTGAGGAAACCGATCAATAAATCTAATGAGTCACTCTCCTGGAGCTTTTGATCCTATTACATGATGTTCAGCAGGTAGCAGGTTTCTTCTCAGCTCTTCAAAGGCTTCTCAGCCATGTTGGTTTAAATCTACAATTCATGACAGGCTCCTTCTGCCGAGGAAGATAATTTTActtgactgaaagctccagaacagctattAAAGGGACCTTGTAGTAAGATTGTTTTCTCAAGTGCTGAATCTCCGAGTTACCATATTTAGTTTCTTGACAATATGGCAGTGATTAGATCTGATATCTGATGACCTTCTAATTGAAAATTTTAATTACTATAAGATTTATTGTTATATGATAATGAGGCCCTTTGTATTTTAACCTttgcctctcctccctccatcactttCTCCTTCAGCTCATAGTGGAGAAGACCACAGACTTCCCCTCTGCTGAGTTCTCTCTGGTGGAGGATGTGGCTCTGCACTTCACCTGTTTGATGGACAGGCTGAATGAGCAGCGCCTCTTCCAGCCTGACCTGTGTGACGTCGACATCGTTCTGGTGCGTCAGCACAGCACCTTCCCAGCCCACAAGGGCGTGCTGGCGGCCTACAGCCCTTTCTTCCACTCCCTTTTCGCCCAAAGCAAACAGCTGCGGCGGGTGGACCTGTCGCTGGACGCCCTGACCTCACAGGGCCTGCAGCAAATCCTCAACTTCATTTACACCTCCAAACTGTTGGTGAGCAGCCGCACTGTCCGTGACGTGTTAAACGCGGCCACCCTGCTTCAGATGAGCGACATCGCAGCCTCCTGTCGCGACCTCATCAGCAGCCACTCGCTGAGAACCACCTGCGCAGATATGGCCAATCAGGAAGGGCTCGGCAGCGGTGACCCAGCCGCTGTTGCGATTCCCACCAGCCAGCTGTACCGGGAGATCAAGCAGGAGTCGGAGCTAGGCAGGGTGTACACGAGGGAGGGCAGCAGCCCGTTTTCTGTTCGAGTGGAGGAGGCAGGAAAGACGCCCTCCCAGCAGAAGCAGTACTACCAGAAGGAGGAGGGGACAGGGGGCGGGGGCAGCACAGGTGCTTTGTGCAAAGTAGAGGGTAATGGAGAGGAGTCAAAGAACACAGATGGCCACTCCTCCTTCAACAGAGATCAGATCATCGTTGAAGTCAACCTCAATAACCAGACCCTTAATGTGTCAAAAGGATCAGAGGGCAAATCAGCAACCGCCACAGAGACAGCCACCATGTTTAGTCGTCGCCGTGACAACGACAGAGATtcagaggatgatgaggagaaTGAGGCAGAGAATGATGATGCAGttgaagaggatgaggatgacCTGAAGAGGGGAGACATACTGGGGCAGAGcagcgaggaggaggatgaagaggaggatgaagaagaggaagaaaacaccCTAAACATTCCAGGTTTAGAGCAGACGGCCATGATGGATCGACCTCGGCGGGGCACCAGAAGCTTAGCCATGGCGGGAACCACAGGCCTCCATGCGGCAGACGCTGGTGGAGGCCACGCTAGCCAACCAGCGACCAGGCGGGAAGAGGACTCTGGACGCAGAGGGCCTGGGCCAGAAAGTGAGgctggaggagaagcagcaTTTCCCGTGTAAGAAATGCCCTCGCGTCTTCAACAACCGCTGGTATctggaaaaacacatgaacGTCACTCACAACCGCATGCAGATCTGTAATAACTGCGGGAAACGCTTCCTGCTGGAGAgcgagctgctgctgcaccaacaGACTGACTGTGAGAAGAGCATCCAGGTATGATTCAACCATGATGATGAAAGACACACAACCGCTCACACTTTTTAGAATCACAGTTTTCTCTCCTCAATATTTGTAGCTTCATTACAGAATTTAAAACAGCAgtgtaatgaatgaatgggGTGAATTAAATCAGCGCAGTTTTTGGGGTCAA is a genomic window containing:
- the zbtb47b gene encoding LOW QUALITY PROTEIN: zinc finger and BTB domain-containing protein 47 (The sequence of the model RefSeq protein was modified relative to this genomic sequence to represent the inferred CDS: deleted 1 base in 1 codon); its protein translation is MLIVEKTTDFPSAEFSLVEDVALHFTCLMDRLNEQRLFQPDLCDVDIVLVRQHSTFPAHKGVLAAYSPFFHSLFAQSKQLRRVDLSLDALTSQGLQQILNFIYTSKLLVSSRTVRDVLNAATLLQMSDIAASCRDLISSHSLRTTCADMANQEGLGSGDPAAVAIPTSQLYREIKQESELGRVYTREGSSPFSVRVEEAGKTPSQQKQYYQKEEGTGGGGSTGALCKVEGNGEESKNTDGHSSFNRDQIIVEVNLNNQTLNVSKGSEGKSATATETATMFSRRRDNDRDSEDDEENEAENDDAVEEDEDDLKRGDILGQSSEEEDEEEDEEEEENTLNIPGLEQTAMMDRPRRGTRSLAMAGTTASMRQTLVEATLANQRPGGKRTLDAEGLGQKVRLEEKQHFPCKKCPRVFNNRWYLEKHMNVTHNRMQICNNCGKRFLLESELLLHQQTDCEKSIQCVTCGKAFKKLWSLHEHNKIVHGYAEKKFSCEICEKKFYTMAHVRKHMVAHTKDMPFTCETCGKSFKRSMSLKVHSLQHSGEKPFKCENCSERFQYKYQLRSHMSIHIGHKQFMCQWCGKDFNMKQYFDEHMKTHTGEKPYICEICGKSFTSRPNMKRHRRTHTGEKPYPCEVCGQRFRFSNMLKAHREKCFRVSNPMVSDGNDPLGLDQPLASPAVDSSGQVQLGTALPATSVTTPAAASSPHPLHGTQLSLPLLHPMGGLPPTPHLPPPPPLFSAGRMNSNN